A single genomic interval of Macadamia integrifolia cultivar HAES 741 unplaced genomic scaffold, SCU_Mint_v3 scaffold90, whole genome shotgun sequence harbors:
- the LOC122070371 gene encoding uncharacterized mitochondrial protein AtMg00860-like, translating into MVLQRLREQQLYAKFSKCEFWLKQVGFAGHMVSEIGIEVDPDKVKTIVEWEAPKNVTEIRSFLGLAGYYRCFIENFSQISTPMTKSTRKGVKYELLEKCENSF; encoded by the coding sequence atggtactgcAAAGATTAAGAGAACAGCAGTTATATGCCaagttcagcaagtgtgaattttggcttaagcaagttggattcgcAGGACACATGGTGTCTGAGATTGGGATCGAAGTAGACCCAGACAAGGTTAAGACTATAGTAGAGTGGGAGGCCCCCAAGAatgtaacagaaattagaagcttcttgggcttagcaggctactaccgATGCTTCATTGAAAACTTTTCTCAGATTTCTACGCCGATGACTAAGTCAACCAGGAAAGGTGTGAAGTATGAGTTGTTAGAAAAGTGTGAAAATAGCTTCTAA